A region of Vitis vinifera cultivar Pinot Noir 40024 chromosome 13, ASM3070453v1 DNA encodes the following proteins:
- the LOC100261508 gene encoding glycine-rich RNA-binding protein RZ1C isoform X1, with amino-acid sequence MCTLSPKSTTPWSDTHSLHSLNSRVCITQSHKSQNTNHKSQITNHNTIDREIQRRKFGIVMAGKEENRIFVGGLSWDVTERQLENTFSRFGKIIESQIMLERDTGRPRGFGFITYADRRGMEDAIREMHGRDFGDRIISVNKAQPKMGEDPDHGYNGGYSSGGRGSYGGGDRSAGQDDCFKCGRPGHWARDCPSSGGGRGRGGAPFPSRSRFSGGRGDRFGGERDRYMEDRYDGGRYGDRDRFESRDNKYGTRDRYVNDRYAPSGDRFSGDRYGGSDRYPQNGYGKDRGYDRDAAPRGGGDRYAGGGSARNEGRSYRNRPGPYDRPNRGGRPSSFDRY; translated from the exons ATGTGTACACTAAGCCCAAAGAGTACAACCCCATGGAGCGACACTCACTCACTTCACAGCCTAAATTCTAGGGTTTGCATAACTCAAAGTCACAAGTCACAAAACACAAATCACAAATCACAAATCACAAATCACAATACGATCGACAGAGAAATCCAGAGAAG AAAATTTGGAATTGTAATGGCTGGGAAAGAAGAGAACCGTATATTTGTTGGAGGGTTGTCGTGGGACGTCACCGAACGACAGCTGGAAAACACTTTCAGCCGTTTcggcaaaattattgaatctcAG ATTATGTTGGAAAGAGATACAGGCCGGCCACGTGGATTTGGGTTTATTACCTATGCAGACCGTAGGGGAATGGAAGATGCAATCAGAGAGATGCATGGACGGGATTTTGGTGATCGGATCATTTCAGTGAACAAGGCCCAACCCAAAATGGGGGAGGATCCAGACCATGGCTACAATGGAGGTTACTCATCAGGTGGCAGGGGAAGCTATGGGGGAGGAGATAGATCTGCAGGCCAAGATGACTGCTTCAAGTGTGGTCGCCCTGGGCATTGGGCAAGGGACTGCCCTTCATCAGGTGGTGGCCGAGGTAGAGGTGGTGCTCCGTTTCCTTCACGTTCTAGGTTTAGTGGTGGTCGTGGGGACCGCTTTGGCGGGGAACGGGATCGGTACATGGAGGATCGTTATGATGGGGGACGCTATGGAGATAGAGATCGTTTTGAGAGCAGAGACAACAAATATGGCACCCGTGATCGCTATGTCAATGACAG GTATGCACCCAGTGGAGATCGATTCTCAGGCGATAGGTATGGTGGTTCAGATCGTTACCCTCAAAATGGTTATGGCAAAGACAGAGGCTATGATCGGGATGCTGCCCCAAGAGGGGGTGGGGACAGGTATGCAGGTGGGGGTTCAGCACGTAATGAGGGTAGGAGCTACAGGAACAGGCCAGGTCCTTATGACCGCCCTAACAGAGGAGGGCGCCCCTCGTCGTTCGACCGCTATTAG
- the LOC100261508 gene encoding glycine-rich RNA-binding protein RZ1C isoform X2 gives MLERDTGRPRGFGFITYADRRGMEDAIREMHGRDFGDRIISVNKAQPKMGEDPDHGYNGGYSSGGRGSYGGGDRSAGQDDCFKCGRPGHWARDCPSSGGGRGRGGAPFPSRSRFSGGRGDRFGGERDRYMEDRYDGGRYGDRDRFESRDNKYGTRDRYVNDRYAPSGDRFSGDRYGGSDRYPQNGYGKDRGYDRDAAPRGGGDRYAGGGSARNEGRSYRNRPGPYDRPNRGGRPSSFDRY, from the exons ATGTTGGAAAGAGATACAGGCCGGCCACGTGGATTTGGGTTTATTACCTATGCAGACCGTAGGGGAATGGAAGATGCAATCAGAGAGATGCATGGACGGGATTTTGGTGATCGGATCATTTCAGTGAACAAGGCCCAACCCAAAATGGGGGAGGATCCAGACCATGGCTACAATGGAGGTTACTCATCAGGTGGCAGGGGAAGCTATGGGGGAGGAGATAGATCTGCAGGCCAAGATGACTGCTTCAAGTGTGGTCGCCCTGGGCATTGGGCAAGGGACTGCCCTTCATCAGGTGGTGGCCGAGGTAGAGGTGGTGCTCCGTTTCCTTCACGTTCTAGGTTTAGTGGTGGTCGTGGGGACCGCTTTGGCGGGGAACGGGATCGGTACATGGAGGATCGTTATGATGGGGGACGCTATGGAGATAGAGATCGTTTTGAGAGCAGAGACAACAAATATGGCACCCGTGATCGCTATGTCAATGACAG GTATGCACCCAGTGGAGATCGATTCTCAGGCGATAGGTATGGTGGTTCAGATCGTTACCCTCAAAATGGTTATGGCAAAGACAGAGGCTATGATCGGGATGCTGCCCCAAGAGGGGGTGGGGACAGGTATGCAGGTGGGGGTTCAGCACGTAATGAGGGTAGGAGCTACAGGAACAGGCCAGGTCCTTATGACCGCCCTAACAGAGGAGGGCGCCCCTCGTCGTTCGACCGCTATTAG